The Vibrio tubiashii genome includes a window with the following:
- the torS gene encoding TMAO reductase system sensor histidine kinase/response regulator TorS, translated as MLLAKASIGRKLLLSFLAMALLVLISALIGMFGFSSVAKTERNVVNSAIPSMIEARQVSELSSRIISSVQTLSNAKTEAERQESGKELFSQLETLLTHIKQLGSDSFDSSLLDRLESDVQGVIDTLAKLGIVVERRLFLSDDLAIRTQELRKLARELEQLTRTQVANTSTIAVANVTHIYALLEKNKKDQAYQALDTLVEVDLDLAERLHELHLLAFKLLNHIEETRTISDIDRIRTIRQEFNNNLSIMTRRVQAVEDPTRSAQMTALLDKLEQREVVFDVLTQRYENELSAQQLMQDTLTQFSTLNTTVNKLVDDSNSATTRAVAELKTTLDYAQLTLTIITILGMLIVVIIVWKVVYVSVVKRLAEYSSALLSIAKGQLEVDLKVRGSDELAHMGQAIITARNTAKALKVVAESEAAAKRELEEHKGHLEELVTERTHQLQNANTRLNEEVENHARARQEAEQASRAKSAFLATMSHEIRTPMNGVLGTARLLKDAGLNSTQAHYVDVINRSGTTLLAILNDVLDYSKIEAGHLEIRPVDFNLPAMVDDTKQLLLGRAKEKSLQLEYCIESDVEKYWFGDVTRISQVLNNLVGNAIKFTEQGNVDIYVSLDPDTPQHIMFEVSDTGVGISADEQLTLFDAFTQAAGGMGAKGGTGLGLAISKRIVEAMGGQLFVDSSVGEGSCFWFSIPLTLGQEFEELEVTTDCRIKAKVLLVEDNPVNCMVAEGFLKSMNHEVHTAVTGEKAFSLYKEEQFDLVLMDINLPDCNGAELLKEFKSYQLEQGTTNDIPMIAVSAHVYNEEVESYLAAGFDGYLPKPLDKDQLCQVIQNSLEGKPLLLAQSDDCDVEIGMQKRSIINPNVILADMEVLGREKMKEISMMFNQGADEILEQLDAATKQENQHNTVQLAHKLKGSAGSLGLDSLYDLCLEIEKSPTPLECYQQHKAGLTLLVSQSNDALKELLD; from the coding sequence ATGTTACTTGCTAAAGCGAGTATTGGCCGTAAATTGTTGCTGTCATTTTTGGCCATGGCGCTGCTGGTTTTAATATCCGCTCTGATCGGTATGTTTGGGTTTTCGTCCGTAGCAAAAACCGAGCGTAACGTAGTTAACTCTGCCATCCCTTCAATGATCGAAGCCCGTCAGGTTTCGGAACTCAGTTCACGCATTATCTCCTCTGTACAGACACTCTCCAACGCTAAAACTGAAGCAGAACGCCAAGAGTCAGGTAAAGAGCTCTTTTCGCAACTCGAAACCTTGCTCACGCATATAAAACAGTTGGGATCAGATTCGTTTGATTCGTCATTGCTTGATAGATTGGAATCAGACGTACAAGGTGTTATCGACACGCTGGCTAAACTGGGAATTGTGGTCGAAAGAAGGCTATTTCTTAGTGATGATCTTGCGATAAGAACTCAAGAGCTAAGAAAACTGGCGAGAGAACTAGAGCAGCTTACTCGTACTCAAGTCGCAAACACGTCAACCATTGCTGTAGCTAACGTTACGCATATCTATGCGCTACTGGAAAAAAACAAAAAAGATCAGGCTTATCAGGCGCTCGACACTTTAGTGGAAGTCGATCTCGATTTGGCTGAGCGTTTACACGAGCTTCATCTACTCGCTTTTAAGCTGCTTAACCATATTGAAGAGACGCGCACCATCTCTGATATTGATCGTATTCGCACCATACGCCAAGAATTTAACAACAACTTGAGTATTATGACGCGTCGAGTTCAAGCGGTAGAAGATCCAACGCGTTCCGCTCAGATGACGGCCTTACTTGATAAGTTAGAACAAAGAGAAGTGGTGTTTGATGTTCTCACTCAACGTTATGAGAACGAACTTTCAGCACAGCAGTTGATGCAAGATACGCTTACTCAGTTTTCGACACTAAACACGACGGTAAACAAGCTTGTTGATGATTCAAACTCTGCAACGACACGCGCTGTCGCTGAGTTAAAAACCACGCTAGATTACGCACAGTTGACCCTAACCATCATCACAATATTGGGTATGTTGATAGTGGTCATTATCGTGTGGAAAGTCGTCTATGTCTCGGTCGTTAAACGACTCGCAGAGTATTCTTCAGCGCTGCTTTCGATTGCCAAAGGGCAGCTTGAAGTTGACCTCAAAGTGAGAGGCAGCGACGAATTGGCCCATATGGGACAAGCGATTATTACTGCGCGCAACACAGCGAAAGCGTTAAAGGTGGTTGCAGAGAGTGAAGCAGCCGCTAAGCGAGAATTGGAAGAACACAAAGGTCATCTTGAAGAGCTAGTGACTGAGCGAACACATCAGCTGCAAAATGCCAATACCCGTTTAAATGAGGAAGTAGAGAATCACGCCAGAGCGCGTCAAGAAGCCGAGCAAGCGAGCCGAGCTAAATCCGCATTCTTAGCTACAATGAGCCATGAAATTCGCACACCGATGAATGGCGTTCTTGGTACAGCACGCCTGCTAAAAGACGCCGGGCTCAACAGTACCCAAGCTCACTATGTTGACGTGATTAATCGCAGCGGTACGACATTATTAGCGATTCTCAACGATGTTTTAGATTACTCAAAAATAGAGGCGGGACATCTTGAGATTCGCCCAGTTGATTTCAATCTTCCTGCCATGGTCGATGATACCAAGCAACTACTGTTGGGCAGGGCAAAGGAAAAGTCCTTGCAGCTTGAATACTGTATCGAAAGCGATGTTGAAAAATACTGGTTTGGTGATGTCACACGTATCAGTCAGGTTCTCAATAATCTGGTTGGTAACGCGATTAAGTTTACCGAACAAGGCAATGTCGATATTTATGTGTCGCTTGATCCAGATACTCCACAGCACATCATGTTCGAGGTTTCCGATACCGGAGTGGGGATCAGTGCAGACGAACAACTGACCTTGTTTGACGCGTTTACCCAAGCAGCTGGTGGCATGGGAGCAAAAGGCGGAACGGGCTTAGGCTTAGCGATCAGTAAGCGCATTGTTGAAGCAATGGGCGGGCAATTGTTTGTCGACTCAAGCGTCGGGGAAGGTAGCTGTTTTTGGTTTTCTATCCCGCTGACACTAGGTCAGGAGTTCGAAGAGCTAGAAGTGACCACCGATTGTCGAATCAAGGCTAAGGTTTTGCTTGTCGAAGATAATCCAGTCAACTGCATGGTTGCAGAAGGGTTCTTGAAAAGCATGAACCATGAGGTACATACTGCGGTAACAGGCGAGAAGGCCTTCTCTTTGTATAAAGAAGAGCAGTTCGATTTGGTGCTGATGGACATTAATCTCCCCGATTGTAACGGCGCAGAGTTACTCAAAGAATTTAAGTCATATCAACTCGAACAAGGGACTACAAACGATATACCAATGATTGCCGTCTCTGCGCACGTATACAACGAAGAAGTTGAAAGTTACTTAGCAGCAGGCTTTGATGGTTACTTACCTAAACCATTAGATAAAGATCAATTATGCCAAGTAATTCAAAATAGTTTAGAAGGGAAGCCTCTGTTACTTGCCCAAAGTGATGATTGTGATGTAGAAATAGGCATGCAAAAACGGTCAATTATTAATCCGAATGTTATTCTGGCTGATATGGAAGTATTAGGCAGAGAAAAAATGAAAGAAATCAGCATGATGTTTAATCAGGGTGCTGATGAAATACTTGAACAACTCGATGCCGCTACTAAACAAGAGAATCAGCATAACACGGTACAGTTAGCACATAAGTTAAAAGGTTCTGCGGGCAGCTTAGGCTTAGACTCCTTATACGATCTTTGCTTGGAGATAGAAAAGTCACCAACCCCTTTGGAGTGTTATCAACAGCACAAAGCTGGGTTAACTTTGCTTGTTTCGCAATCGAACGATGCACTGAAAGAATTATTAGATTAG